One window of Penaeus chinensis breed Huanghai No. 1 chromosome 34, ASM1920278v2, whole genome shotgun sequence genomic DNA carries:
- the LOC125043677 gene encoding mucin-20-like: MPPRDHSLRGILQKTLASEKVVFNVSRISLGQLNASLSGKSPKCQQNPSLSAENPSVSRLSIAMRIRVPVSADSPDINKIPQRQQTPLASTQYPSVSRLPWLQQNTPASADYPGINTIPQRQQTPLASTKYPSVSRLPWHQQNTPASADSPGINKIPQRQQTPLASTKYPSVSRLPWHQQNTPASADSPGINTIPQRQQTPLASTKYPSVSKLPWHQQNTPASADSPGINKIPQRQQTPLASTKYPSVSRLPWHQQNTPASADSPGINKISQRQQTPLASTQYPSVSRLPWLQQNTPASADSPGINTIPQRQQTPLASTQYPSTPLASTKYPSVSRLPWHQHNTPVSADVNGIPSVSRLPWHQQNTPASADSPGINKIPQRQQTPLASTKYPSVSRLPWHQQNTPASADSPGINKIPQRQQTPLASTKYPSVSRIPWHQHNTPASADSPGINKIPQSQQTPLASIKYPSVSRLPWHQQNTPASADSPGINKIPQRQQTPLASTKYPSVSRLPWHQHNTPASADSTGINKIPQRQQTPLASTKYPSVSRLHWHQHNTPVSVDVNGIPSVSRLPWHQQNTPASADSPGINTIPQCQLTSTKSPASADSPKRGRLRPTPGSRRWPPRFPRSLVVAARNDPRRMFYDWHAGFPRRYSSRGRLPAGSSPPADLGFHRRIILIVGA, encoded by the exons ATGCCCCCGCGGGATCACAGCCTCCGAGGAATCCTCCAGAAGACCCTTGCGTCAGAAAAAGTGGTCTTCAATGTCAGCAGAATATCTCTGGGTCAGCTGAATGCTTCGTTGTCTGGGAAATCTCCTAAGTGTCAGCAGAATCCTTCCTTGTCAGCAGAAAACCCAAGTGTCAGTAGATTGTCTATTGCCATGAGAATCCGTGTCCCAGTGTCAGCAGACTCCCCTGACATCAACAAAATACCCCAGCGTCAGCAGACTCCCCTGGCATCAACACAATACCCCAGCGTCAGCAGACTCCCCTGGCTTCAACAAAATACCCCAGCGTCAGCAGACTACCCTGGCATCAACACAATACCCCAGCGTCAGCAGACTCCCCTGGCATCAACAAAATACCCCAGCGTCAGCAGACTCCCCTGGCATCAACAAAATACCCCAGCGTCAGCAGACTCCCCTGGCATCAACAAAATACCCCAGCGTCAGCAGACTCCCCTGGCATCAACAAAATACCCAAGCGTCAGCAGACTCCCCTGGCATCAACAAAATACCCCAGCGTCAGCAGACTCCCCTGGCATCAACACAATACCCCAGCGTCAGCAGACTCCCCTGGCATCAACAAAATACCCCAGCGTCAGCAAACTCCCCTGGCATCAACAAAATACCCCAGCGTCAGCAGACTCCCCTGGCATCAACAAAATACCCCAGCGTCAGCAGACTCCCCTGGCATCAACAAAATACCCCAGCGTCAGCAGACTCCCCTGGCATCAACAAAATACCCCAGCGTCAGCAGACTCCCCTGGCATCAACAAAATATCCCAGCGTCAGCAGACTCCCCTGGCATCAACACAATACCCCAGCGTCAGCAGACTCCCCTGGCTTCAACAAAATACCCCAGCGTCAGCAGACTCCCCTGGTATCAACACAATACCCCAGCGTCAGCAGACTCCACTGGCATCAACACAATACCCCAGT ACTCCCCTGGCATCAACAAAATACCCCAGCGTCAGCAGACTCCCCTGGCATCAACACAATACCCCAGTGTCAGCTGACGTCAACGGAATTCCCAGCGTCAGCAGACTCCCCTGGCATCAACAAAATACCCCAGCGTCAGCAGACTCCCCTGGCATCAACAAAATACCCCAGCGTCAGCAGACTCCCCTGGCATCAACAAAATACCCCAGCGTCAGCAGACTCCCCTGGCATCAACAAAATACCCCAGCGTCAGCAGACTCCCCTGGCATCAACAAAATACCCCAGCGTCAGCAGACTCCCCTGGCATCAACAAAATACCCCAGCGTCAGCAGAATCCCCTGGCATCAACACAATACCCCAGCGTCAGCAGACTCCCCTGGCATCAACAAAATACCCCAGAGTCAGCAAACTCCCCTGGCATCAATAAAATACCCCAGCGTCAGCAGACTCCCCTGGCATCAACAAAATACCCCAGCGTCAGCAGACTCCCCTGGCATCAACAAAATACCCCAGCGTCAGCAGACTCCCCTGGCATCAACAAAATACCCCAGCGTCAGCAGACTCCCCTGGCATCAACACAATACCCCAGCGTCAGCAGACTCCACTGGCATCAACAAAATACCCCAGCGTCAGCAGACTCCCCTGGCATCAACAAAATACCCCAGCGTCAGCAGACTCCACTGGCATCAACACAATACCCCAGTGTCAGTTGACGTCAACGGAATTCCCAGCGTCAGCAGACTCCCCTGGCATCAACAAAATACCCCAGCGTCAGCAGACTCCCCTGGCATCAACACAATACCCCAGTGTCAGCTGACGTCAACGAAATCCCCAGCGTCAGCAGACTCCCCCAAGCGTGGCAGACTCCGCCCCACGCCCGGGAGCCGCCGCTGGCCGCCTCGCTTCCCACGGAGCCTGGTCGTGGCGGCACGTAACGACCCGCGGCGAATGTTTTACGACTGGCACGCTGGCTTCCCGCGGCGCTATTCCTCTCGGGGACGACTTCCGGCTGGCAGTTCTCCGCCCGCGGATCTAGGATTTCATAGGCGGATTATTCTCATCGTTGGTGCATGa